The Anaerobacillus sp. CMMVII region GGTTTTTATCCATTCCCATTAACATTAAAACAGGTACACCGATAATTGCAGATAATTGCATCAAAATGTAAGTTAGTAGGACTAACCAATATCGTCTCGTCAATACAAAAACTCCTTTTTAAAATGTAAAATTCAGAATGTAGAATATAATGGCTTGTGTAACTTCAAATTCCACATTTTCCATCCTACATTGTACCATAGAATCCACATTTCTTTGTTTTAGAACCTCTGAAGAAATATAAAAAAATGCTCTGTATAAATATACTCCAAAAAGTCAAAAGTAATGAAGGATAATTTTTCTAATACTATCTTTCATGATCGTTTAAGAAAAGCTAACTTTTACCATAAAGAGAATGTACATATTTCTGTAAATTTCAACAAGACATGTTACTTTTAGTCGATTTTCTTTAGGGTGAAAAAGCCAAGTTTTTCTAAAAAAATTATTAAAAATACTTGCAAAATAGAATTGAAATGATTATTATAGGAATTGTGTTAGCACTCATACTGTTTGAGTGCTAACAACTAAAAATCATTTCGATGAGGGAGGTTGTTTTCCTTGTTAAAGCCATTAGGTGATCGTATTGTGATTGAACAAGTTGAAACTGAAGAAAAAACTGCTAGCGGGATTGTACTTCCTGATACAGCGAAAGAAAAGCCACAAGAGGGCCGTGTTGTTGCTGTAGGTTCTGGACGTGTCCTAGAGAGCGGCGAGCGAGTTGCGTTAGAAGTAAAAGAAGGAGATAAAGTAATCTTCTCTAAATACGCAGGCACTGAAGTTAAACTTGATGGTAAAGAATACTTAATCCTTCGTGAAAACGACGTATTAGCGATCGTAGACTAATCATACTTCTATTAGAAAACAAATAAGCTATGAAAGTAGCTTGCAGAAGATTAGTTTTTAAACATAGGTAGGGTTGTTCCTACTACATAGAAAACTAGGAGGTAGAGTAGAATATGGCAAAAGAAATTAGATTTAGCGAAGACGCACGTCGCGCAATGCTTCGTGGTGTCGATGCTTTGGCAGATGCCGTTAAAGTAACATTAGGACCAAAAGGAAGAAATGTTGTATTAGAAAAGAAATATGGTTCACCTCTTATTACAAATGATGGTGTAACAATTGCAAAAGAAATCGAACTTGAAGATGCATTTGAAAACATGGGTGCAAAATTAGTTGCTGAAGTTGCGAGCAAAACAAATGATATTGCTGGTGACGGTACAACTACTGCAACTGTTTTAGCACAAGCAATGATCCGTGAAGGATTAAAGAACGTAACAAGTGGCGCTAATCCAATGGTACTTCGTAAAGGTATCGAAAAAGCTACTGCTAAGGCTGTAGAACAACTTCAAGCAATCTCTAAACCAATCGAAAGCAAAGCTTCTATTGCACAAGTTGCTGCAATTTCTGCTGCTGACGAAGAAGTAGGACAATTAATTGCTGAAGCTATGGAGCGCGTTGGTAACGATGGTGTTATTACAATTGAAGAATCAAAAGGCTTCACAACTGAGTTAGAAGTTGTAGAAGGTATGCAATTTGACCGTGGATATGCTTCACCATACATGGTTACTGACTCAGATAAAATGGAAGCTGTTCTTGATAATCCATATATTCTTATTACTGATAAGAAAATTGCTAGCATTCAAGAAATCTTACCTGTGCTTGAGCAAGTTGTTCAACAAGGTAAGCCAATCTTATTAATTGCTGAAGATGTAGAAGGTGAAGCATTAGCAACTTTAGTTGTGAATAAGCTTCGCGGTACATTTACAGCTGTGGCTGTTAAAGCTCCAGGATTTGGTGACCGTCGTAAAGCTATGCTTGAAGACATCGCTACATTAACTGGTGGTGAAGTGATTACTGAAGATTTAGGTCTTGACCTTAAATCTGCTAACATCACTCAATTAGGTCGCGCTTCTAAGGTTGTTGTTACAAAAGAAAACACAACAATCGTAGAAGGTGCTGGCGACTCTCAAAAGATCGCAGCTCGCGTTAACCAAATTCGCGTACAATTAGAAGAAACTACTTCTGAATTTGATAAAGAAAAACTTCAAGAGCGTCTTGCTAAATTAGCTGGTGGAGTAGCAGTAGTTAAAGTTGGTGCTGCAACAGAAACTGAGCTAAAAGAGAAGAAGCTTCGTATTGAAGATGCACTTAACTCTACTCGTGCAGCTGTTGAAGAAGGAATCGTTTCTGGTGGTGGTACAGCCCTAGTGAACGTAATCAGCGCTGTTAGAGAAATTCAAGCTGAAGGCGACGAATTAACAGGTGTAAACCTTGTATTACGTGCTCTTGAAGAGCCAGTTCGTCAAATCGCTCACAATGCTGGCCTTGAAGGTTCAGTAATTGTTGAACGCTTAAAGCATGAAGAAGCAGGTATTGGTTTCAATGCAGCTACTGGTCAATGGGTAAACATGATCGAAGCTGGTATCGTTGACCCTACAAAAGTTACTCGTTCTGCACTTCAAAACGCAGCAAGCGTATCTGCAATGTTCTTAACAACAGAAGCAGTAATCGCTGACAAGCCTGAAGAAGGCGGCGGCGGTGGCATGCCAGACATGGCTGGCATGGGCGGAATGGGCGGCATGATGTAATCTGCCCCTCAAAGCCTTGATATATAAGGGTTTTTGATTGGTTTGCTAACAAAATGCTAACACAATAAAAAATTATGGAGGCTCCTCATAAGTTCACTGAACTTGTGAGAGGCTTCTTTTTTCATTTCTTGCGTCATATGAAGGTACACATTTTTTGTGATTTGGTCATCGGTATGGCCAACCTAGACGGTCCATGTTATGTTCGAGTGAGACACCCGGCTTCGGCAAGAAGCGAGGGGTGTGTATGCCTTAATGCGATTTTCAATAACCGTTTCATTCGGTTTTGGTTTTCCTGACTTTTGTTAAAAGTTGTGTTTTATTAAGCAACACATAGTAACTGGGGATGATTTTTAATTTAACTTAGAAGTGTTAATTCCATCAATAATCCCCCCGAAAGCTGAAATTTCGTTATAGTCACTATGGCATAAGGCTATAAATGATTAGTTAAATGCTATCTTATAACAAGAAGTCCTGAAACTATTGATATTAAGTAGTTTCAGGACTTCTTTTTTCTGTTTATTCACAACTACTAAATTGACTACTAAAAAATCAGTTTACAAGGTGGTTTTTCATTGGATATTCTAATTTCTTTCTTTCTTCACCGCATTGTTTTACAATTCTGTGGCTTATAGAGGTAGATATTATGAACTTTATAGAAAACTGTAGATTCTTGATATACAGAAAAGTTTTTAACTTAGTATAATACTCGAAGAAAGTTACAAAACAAGGGGAGATTTGAAATGAAAGTAACATTATTTACAACCTGTATTGTAGATTTTATGGCAATGAATGTCGGTAAAGCTACCGTTGAAATACTTGAAGGTCTGGGGCATGAGATCGATTATCCTATGAACCAAACATGTTGCGGGCAACCCACGTACAACACTGGATACGTAGAGAAAACAAAAAATACAATTAAGCATTTTATCGAAACGTTTGAACATGCTGAAGTGATTGTTTCACCTTCAGGTTCTTGTGTTTCATTTGTAAAAGAATATCCACATGTTTTAGCTGATGATAAAGAATGGAAAGAAAGAGCTGAAAAAGTTGCAGCAAAAACATATGAATTATCTCAATTTTTAGTTGAGGTTATTAGTGTAGAAGACTTTTCTGCAAAACTTCCAGGAAAGGCTGTTTACCACCACAACTGCCATACAGCAAGATTTTTAAAAGTGAAAGAACAGCCATTAAAACTTCTTTCGAAAGTAGAAGGTCTAGAATTAGTAGATTTCCATAACTCGGATAAGTGTTGCGGGTTTGGTGGTACCTTCTCTGTTAAGATGGGAGATATTTCAGCTGAAGTTGCTGATGAAAAAGCAAGGTATATCCAAGAAGCTACCCCTGATTATTTGATAGGTGCAGACTTTGCTTGTCTAATGAATATTGGTGGACGTTTAAGTAGACTTGGTTCAAATATCAAAGTAATGCATATTGCTGAAGTGCTAAATTCTAAATAGTAAGGGGAGCCAAAATGGGAATTAAGATTAATGACCAAAGTTTTAAGAAAAATCTTGAAAAGAATTTAAACGATGATTTCATGCGTGCTGCAATGGTGAAAGCTCAAGATTTAATTAATAAAAATAGAACGAACGTGCTATCGCAATTGGGAGATGGTAATTTCCGTGAGTGGCAAAAACTATCAGGAGAAGTTCGTGCCCACGTTCTTGAAAACTTAGATTTTTACTTAAATCAATTCGCTGAAAACGTTGTCAAAAATGGAGGTAACGTATTTTTTGCAAAGGATGCTAAGGAAGCCTCTCAGTATGTTACTAATCTAGCAATAGAAAGAGGCGT contains the following coding sequences:
- the groES gene encoding co-chaperone GroES, whose translation is MLKPLGDRIVIEQVETEEKTASGIVLPDTAKEKPQEGRVVAVGSGRVLESGERVALEVKEGDKVIFSKYAGTEVKLDGKEYLILRENDVLAIVD
- the groL gene encoding chaperonin GroEL (60 kDa chaperone family; promotes refolding of misfolded polypeptides especially under stressful conditions; forms two stacked rings of heptamers to form a barrel-shaped 14mer; ends can be capped by GroES; misfolded proteins enter the barrel where they are refolded when GroES binds), with product MAKEIRFSEDARRAMLRGVDALADAVKVTLGPKGRNVVLEKKYGSPLITNDGVTIAKEIELEDAFENMGAKLVAEVASKTNDIAGDGTTTATVLAQAMIREGLKNVTSGANPMVLRKGIEKATAKAVEQLQAISKPIESKASIAQVAAISAADEEVGQLIAEAMERVGNDGVITIEESKGFTTELEVVEGMQFDRGYASPYMVTDSDKMEAVLDNPYILITDKKIASIQEILPVLEQVVQQGKPILLIAEDVEGEALATLVVNKLRGTFTAVAVKAPGFGDRRKAMLEDIATLTGGEVITEDLGLDLKSANITQLGRASKVVVTKENTTIVEGAGDSQKIAARVNQIRVQLEETTSEFDKEKLQERLAKLAGGVAVVKVGAATETELKEKKLRIEDALNSTRAAVEEGIVSGGGTALVNVISAVREIQAEGDELTGVNLVLRALEEPVRQIAHNAGLEGSVIVERLKHEEAGIGFNAATGQWVNMIEAGIVDPTKVTRSALQNAASVSAMFLTTEAVIADKPEEGGGGGMPDMAGMGGMGGMM
- a CDS encoding (Fe-S)-binding protein, whose amino-acid sequence is MKVTLFTTCIVDFMAMNVGKATVEILEGLGHEIDYPMNQTCCGQPTYNTGYVEKTKNTIKHFIETFEHAEVIVSPSGSCVSFVKEYPHVLADDKEWKERAEKVAAKTYELSQFLVEVISVEDFSAKLPGKAVYHHNCHTARFLKVKEQPLKLLSKVEGLELVDFHNSDKCCGFGGTFSVKMGDISAEVADEKARYIQEATPDYLIGADFACLMNIGGRLSRLGSNIKVMHIAEVLNSK